In a genomic window of Shouchella clausii:
- a CDS encoding transcriptional regulator GutM, protein MKLVLIACCLLLIQSALTAIQVRYYQKLMKALVGKYRGEKGYHLFSGQSRRRIGPGSIVLLVVDESYIIQECQCMRGVSILSTFKEMEEYEGMHLGELLDRLHTSEKKRKSPALQTALQAAGEQALTAISKMRRTTSIS, encoded by the coding sequence ATGAAGCTTGTACTAATTGCTTGCTGTCTGTTGCTTATTCAATCAGCGTTGACTGCAATCCAAGTTCGCTATTACCAAAAATTGATGAAAGCACTAGTTGGAAAATATAGAGGGGAAAAGGGGTACCACCTTTTCTCAGGACAATCCCGCCGTCGAATCGGGCCTGGTTCTATCGTTCTCTTAGTAGTAGATGAGTCTTACATCATCCAAGAGTGCCAGTGTATGCGAGGGGTAAGTATTCTGTCTACTTTTAAAGAGATGGAAGAATACGAAGGAATGCACTTGGGCGAGCTGTTGGACAGGCTTCACACTTCAGAAAAAAAACGTAAGTCTCCTGCATTGCAAACGGCCTTACAGGCTGCTGGCGAGCAAGCACTAACGGCGATTTCAAAGATGAGGAGAACGACCTCGATTTCTTAA
- the srlA gene encoding PTS glucitol/sorbitol transporter subunit IIC, whose translation MDWIEWFGEHFIGMFNAGGEQFMNLLTGIVPTLVVLLTFTYALIKFIGEERVTKAIRFTSKYALLRYTVMPILSILLLTNPMAYTFGRFVEERQKPAFFDSLVSFLHPVTALFPYANAGELFVYLGIANGLTQAGYSTSELAVRFFLVGILVMLIRGLLTEQITKYLMKRM comes from the coding sequence ATGGACTGGATTGAATGGTTCGGCGAGCATTTTATCGGCATGTTTAATGCAGGTGGAGAACAATTCATGAATCTCCTTACTGGCATTGTCCCAACGCTAGTCGTTTTACTAACCTTCACTTACGCACTAATTAAATTTATCGGGGAGGAACGGGTCACGAAAGCGATCCGTTTCACTTCAAAATATGCACTGCTACGTTACACCGTTATGCCAATCCTATCGATTCTACTACTTACGAATCCAATGGCTTACACATTTGGGCGCTTTGTCGAGGAGCGCCAAAAACCTGCTTTCTTTGATTCGCTCGTGTCATTTTTGCATCCGGTTACAGCCTTATTTCCATACGCAAACGCTGGGGAGCTGTTTGTCTATCTCGGCATAGCAAATGGATTGACACAAGCAGGTTACTCGACGTCGGAGTTAGCAGTGCGGTTTTTCCTGGTCGGTATTCTGGTTATGCTGATCAGAGGGTTACTGACGGAGCAAATCACAAAATACCTGATGAAGAGAATGTGA
- the srlE gene encoding PTS glucitol/sorbitol transporter subunit IIB, whose product MAYKAVFISKGSGGWGTGLRIEPKGKKTKVVSITGGGIHPVAQRIAELTGAEAVDGFKHSVPEDEMMCVVIDCGGTARIGLYPMKRIPTVDILASSPSGPLAKHIKEDIFVSGVTPKEVSLAEATEEKHDSAPAEEESRFNPANKEEFKEEYEKVKNEHRSQNDNWLMRFSKGIGKVTGVFYQAGRDSIEMLIKNIIPFMAFVSMLIGIINYTGIGDLIANTMSPLASSIWGLIIIVMICTLPFLSPVLGPGAVIAQVIGVLIGSQIALGNIPPQFALPALFAINGQVGADFVPVGLSLGEAKPETVQYGVPAVLYSRLITGVLAVVIAYVASFGMY is encoded by the coding sequence ATGGCATATAAAGCAGTATTTATCAGCAAAGGTTCAGGCGGGTGGGGGACTGGCCTCCGCATTGAACCGAAAGGGAAAAAGACGAAAGTCGTGTCGATCACAGGCGGGGGAATTCACCCTGTCGCCCAACGCATTGCTGAATTGACTGGGGCAGAAGCAGTCGATGGCTTCAAACATTCAGTCCCAGAAGATGAAATGATGTGTGTCGTGATTGACTGCGGCGGAACGGCTAGAATTGGACTATACCCAATGAAACGAATTCCTACAGTTGATATTCTCGCTTCTTCTCCATCAGGCCCATTGGCAAAACATATCAAAGAAGACATTTTCGTCTCTGGTGTTACACCGAAAGAAGTGTCCTTGGCAGAAGCAACAGAGGAGAAGCACGATTCAGCCCCTGCAGAGGAAGAAAGTCGTTTCAACCCAGCAAATAAAGAAGAATTTAAGGAAGAGTACGAAAAAGTCAAAAATGAGCATCGTTCCCAAAATGATAACTGGCTCATGCGATTTTCAAAAGGAATCGGAAAAGTCACTGGTGTATTTTATCAGGCCGGACGTGATTCAATTGAAATGCTTATTAAAAATATCATCCCGTTCATGGCTTTTGTAAGCATGTTGATTGGCATTATCAATTACACGGGAATCGGCGATTTGATTGCCAATACGATGTCACCGCTTGCTAGCTCGATTTGGGGCTTAATCATCATTGTTATGATCTGCACACTGCCATTTTTATCGCCAGTGCTAGGTCCAGGGGCGGTCATTGCCCAGGTAATCGGTGTCTTGATCGGTAGCCAAATTGCGCTTGGGAATATTCCGCCGCAATTTGCGTTACCAGCATTATTTGCGATTAACGGTCAAGTGGGAGCCGATTTCGTACCAGTTGGGTTATCATTAGGAGAAGCGAAGCCAGAAACAGTACAGTATGGCGTGCCTGCCGTTCTGTATAGCCGCTTGATTACAGGCGTGTTGGCTGTTGTCATTGCCTACGTGGCTAGTTTTGGCATGTATTAA
- a CDS encoding PTS glucitol/sorbitol transporter subunit IIA, with protein sequence MYQTIVKEIGQMAPSFADDKIVILFGMEAPAELREISFLHQVDGEFEDNPIKEGGTLVIDEQEFVIEKVGSAANENLRTLGHISIYFTEPQEEVLPGAVFASPHTFPVIEKGSKITFK encoded by the coding sequence ATGTATCAAACAATTGTAAAAGAAATTGGACAGATGGCCCCATCTTTTGCAGACGACAAAATCGTGATTCTTTTTGGGATGGAAGCGCCAGCAGAACTTAGGGAAATTTCATTCCTCCATCAAGTAGATGGGGAATTTGAAGACAATCCCATTAAAGAAGGCGGTACACTTGTTATTGATGAACAGGAATTTGTAATCGAAAAAGTCGGTTCGGCTGCAAATGAAAATTTACGGACATTGGGTCACATCTCGATTTACTTTACTGAACCGCAAGAAGAGGTTTTGCCTGGTGCCGTGTTTGCCAGTCCACATACATTTCCTGTTATAGAAAAGGGTAGCAAAATCACATTTAAGTAG
- a CDS encoding sugar-binding transcriptional regulator: MSLLGDRRLLVKIAQMYYEEGATQSEIAQAIGVSRPLISKYLAKARELGVVEIIIHDHDTHPFTGLESKVEKRYGLREVVCVESNENDASKARMGQAASTYLLRMIRDGQTIGMSSGTTLHEVAMALSSSQHFPNLQFIPLVGGMGHERVDIHANQIVAKLADVLKAKCKLLHAPVLVDSKEAKEIIVNQSSIREIFEIGAKADIAMVGIGGTPEHSTMVKSYLQQTKGVIEYENIVGDICYNFIGEDGCTIDNDWNARVISMDLDHVKQIPLVIGVASGKEKVKAIKAALVAKLIHVLITDDLTARMLLDS; encoded by the coding sequence ATGTCACTTTTGGGAGATCGAAGACTTTTAGTAAAAATCGCCCAAATGTATTACGAGGAAGGGGCGACACAATCGGAAATTGCCCAGGCCATTGGTGTAAGTCGGCCGCTTATTTCAAAGTATTTAGCGAAAGCAAGGGAGTTGGGTGTGGTAGAGATTATCATTCATGATCACGACACACATCCATTTACCGGATTGGAATCGAAAGTAGAGAAACGCTATGGATTACGGGAAGTTGTTTGTGTAGAATCCAACGAAAATGATGCTTCTAAAGCGCGGATGGGACAAGCGGCAAGCACTTATTTGTTGCGGATGATTCGCGATGGCCAGACAATTGGCATGAGCTCTGGGACGACTTTGCATGAAGTAGCGATGGCATTGTCATCTAGCCAGCACTTTCCAAACTTGCAATTCATCCCTCTCGTCGGTGGAATGGGGCATGAAAGAGTCGACATTCATGCCAACCAAATTGTTGCCAAGCTGGCTGATGTCCTTAAAGCGAAGTGCAAGTTGTTGCATGCTCCTGTACTAGTTGATTCAAAAGAAGCAAAGGAGATCATTGTCAATCAGTCTTCGATTAGAGAGATTTTTGAGATTGGCGCAAAAGCGGATATTGCCATGGTCGGCATAGGGGGGACACCAGAGCACTCGACAATGGTGAAGTCTTATCTCCAGCAGACAAAAGGCGTAATCGAGTATGAGAACATCGTAGGCGACATTTGCTACAATTTTATTGGAGAAGATGGTTGTACGATTGATAATGATTGGAATGCCAGAGTCATTTCGATGGATTTAGATCATGTAAAACAAATTCCTCTTGTGATTGGTGTAGCAAGTGGGAAGGAAAAGGTTAAAGCGATTAAAGCAGCACTTGTTGCAAAGTTGATACACGTGCTTATAACGGATGATCTGACTGCGAGAATGCTATTGGATAGTTAG
- the ltrA gene encoding group II intron reverse transcriptase/maturase, with the protein MLDQILSRDNLLQALKRVESNKGSPGVDGMTTKSVRSYLMENWDSLRRAIMEGTYSPQPVRRVEIPKPSGGVRALGIPTVIDRLIQQAIAQVLSKKMDPSFSENSYGFRPGKRGHDAVKKAKTYIQEGYGWVVDIDLSKFFDRVHHDRLMRRLSQIIQDRQVLRLIRRYLQAGIMENGLVQPSTEGTPQGGPLSPLLSNIVLDEWDQELEKRGYRFVRYADDCQIYVKSRRAAKQTLTKMTTFLEDRLRLQVNREKSAWGRPWERSFLGFTFTRNRQDPKIRIAPASLKRCKDRIRELTSRRHSIEMEERIRRLNQFLIGWIGYFQLVETPSFLQKLDAWVKRRLRMIRWKEWKKPKTRQRKLVSLGARIGKAWEWANTRKAYWRIAKSPILHKTLDSAYWKSQGLKSLMERYDTLRQT; encoded by the coding sequence ATGTTGGATCAGATTCTATCAAGAGACAATCTCCTCCAAGCGCTCAAGCGCGTGGAGTCCAATAAAGGAAGTCCTGGTGTCGATGGGATGACGACAAAATCCGTCCGATCTTATCTCATGGAAAACTGGGACTCCTTGAGAAGGGCAATCATGGAAGGAACCTACTCTCCTCAGCCAGTAAGACGGGTCGAAATCCCGAAACCGTCTGGAGGCGTAAGGGCATTAGGCATTCCAACGGTGATTGACCGTCTGATCCAACAAGCCATCGCTCAAGTGTTGTCAAAGAAGATGGACCCAAGCTTTTCCGAAAATAGCTACGGGTTTCGTCCAGGAAAACGGGGACATGACGCGGTCAAAAAGGCGAAGACGTATATCCAAGAAGGGTACGGATGGGTCGTGGACATTGACCTCTCGAAGTTCTTCGATCGCGTCCATCATGACCGCTTAATGAGACGTCTGAGCCAGATCATTCAAGATCGACAAGTGTTGCGTCTGATTAGACGCTACCTTCAAGCAGGGATTATGGAAAACGGACTGGTTCAGCCGAGTACAGAAGGAACGCCGCAAGGCGGACCGCTCAGTCCGCTTCTTTCCAACATTGTGTTAGATGAGTGGGATCAGGAACTAGAGAAACGAGGCTACCGATTCGTTCGTTACGCGGATGACTGCCAGATTTACGTCAAGTCACGACGGGCGGCAAAACAAACGCTAACAAAGATGACGACGTTCCTAGAGGATCGTCTCCGTCTTCAAGTGAATCGGGAAAAGAGCGCATGGGGGCGCCCGTGGGAGCGGAGCTTCCTGGGGTTCACCTTCACGCGCAACCGACAAGACCCAAAGATACGAATCGCACCCGCAAGCCTTAAACGATGTAAAGATCGCATTCGCGAACTCACCTCACGTCGCCACTCGATTGAGATGGAAGAACGAATTCGCAGACTGAATCAGTTTCTTATAGGATGGATAGGCTACTTTCAGTTAGTCGAAACGCCATCTTTCCTACAGAAATTAGACGCATGGGTGAAGAGACGCCTCCGAATGATCCGCTGGAAAGAATGGAAGAAACCGAAAACGAGACAGCGGAAGCTCGTCTCACTTGGCGCCAGGATAGGAAAAGCGTGGGAATGGGCCAATACGCGAAAAGCCTATTGGCGAATCGCGAAAAGTCCGATCTTACACAAAACCCTCGACTCTGCTTATTGGAAGAGTCAAGGGCTCAAGAGCTTAATGGAACGTTATGATACACTTCGTCAAACTTAA
- a CDS encoding CPBP family glutamic-type intramembrane protease: protein MDKKKLIVFVCILFGISFGTGAVFLLSGAYKNPLIFQLFAMVYMLFPFISAVLTQKVVFKQPLAPALLLKGRFSFWWVLAAFLPFFLVSATVLVALVFPGTSLSLTMEAYYSAMDENTRNATEAAFEALPFHPLWMMAINALLAGVTLNAAFAFGEEAAWRGLLLTELKSLGFWKASFLIGLLWGPWHAPLTLAGHNYPSTPLFGILMMTVFCMLLSPLLCFITIKAKTIYPAAFFHGVMNATAGIGLILVAGGNPELINGITGVAGFIVLGSINLVLYFCTRKTIDQSFAHGVSR, encoded by the coding sequence ATGGATAAAAAGAAGCTCATTGTGTTTGTTTGTATTCTTTTTGGAATCAGCTTTGGCACAGGAGCGGTATTTTTGCTGAGCGGCGCCTACAAAAACCCTCTAATCTTTCAATTATTTGCGATGGTGTATATGCTCTTCCCGTTTATCAGCGCTGTGTTAACGCAAAAAGTCGTTTTCAAACAGCCGCTCGCACCTGCTTTGCTATTAAAAGGGCGCTTCTCTTTTTGGTGGGTTCTCGCCGCCTTTTTGCCATTCTTCCTCGTTTCGGCAACAGTTTTAGTCGCATTAGTTTTCCCAGGAACGAGCCTTTCCTTAACGATGGAAGCCTATTATTCCGCAATGGATGAGAACACGAGGAATGCCACGGAAGCTGCTTTTGAAGCGTTGCCTTTTCATCCACTATGGATGATGGCAATCAACGCCTTGCTTGCCGGTGTCACGCTCAATGCGGCCTTTGCTTTTGGTGAAGAAGCAGCTTGGCGCGGCTTGTTATTGACTGAATTAAAAAGCCTTGGCTTCTGGAAAGCGTCTTTTCTGATCGGCTTGCTGTGGGGACCATGGCATGCTCCACTAACGTTGGCAGGACATAATTACCCAAGTACGCCTTTATTCGGTATTTTGATGATGACGGTTTTTTGCATGCTGTTGTCGCCGCTTTTATGCTTTATAACGATAAAAGCAAAAACGATCTACCCCGCCGCTTTCTTTCATGGTGTCATGAATGCGACAGCTGGAATTGGACTCATTCTTGTCGCAGGCGGAAACCCCGAACTAATCAACGGGATTACCGGTGTTGCTGGCTTTATCGTTCTAGGGAGCATCAACCTCGTCCTTTACTTTTGTACGCGTAAAACGATTGACCAATCGTTTGCGCACGGCGTTTCTCGCTAA
- a CDS encoding heavy metal translocating P-type ATPase gives MSEKKAALSITGMTCAACATRIEKGLNKIEGVSQATVNLANEKATITYDSNKTEPNVFAEKIDKLGYGVRLEKAIFNVKGMTCAACATRIEKRLKKMPGVTEANVNLAIERATVVYNEAETNEQEMIRVVDKLGYQLEHEAASNGNAKEEESQKRFGLFLFSAILSLPLLWTMVTHFEFTSFLYVPDMFMNPWVQLALATPVQLIVGAPFYKGAYKALANKSANMDVLVALGTTVAYVYSIFLGWEWYQNGQVGMPELYFEAAAVILTLIVLGKWFEARAKGRTSKAISTLLGLQAKTARVIRNGSEVELPIEEVKAGDELVIRPGEKIPVDGYVKSGASSVDESMITGEALPVSKEADDLLIGATLNKQGSLRMIATKVGKDTALAQIVKVVEEAQGSKADIQRIADRVSGVFVPVVVLLAAATFLVWYTLIDPGNIRAAIVPFITILVIACPCALGLATPTSIMAGSGRAAELGLLFRGGEHLENTRSITTVVLDKTGTVTKGTPQLTDIVPAEGIDENELLAIVASAEFESEHPLANAIVQGAADRAISLRKAEAFEALTGYGIRAKVDGVVIHIGTRKLMEQATIDYAVLEERMEKLEQQGKTAMLVSSGTDIAGLVAVADTVKETSKEAVERLHELGLEVIMLTGDNERTAKAIAAEVGINHVIAGVLPEEKSDEVKRLQAEGKRVAMVGDGINDAPALAVADVGMAMGTGADVAIETADVTLMRGDVNSVADAFLMSKKTMRNIKQNLFFAFFYNSAAIPIAAAGLLAPWVAGAAMAFSSVSVVANALRLQRIRMPQRGAASQ, from the coding sequence ATGAGTGAGAAAAAAGCAGCGCTCTCGATTACCGGAATGACGTGTGCGGCCTGTGCAACGAGAATTGAAAAAGGGCTTAACAAGATCGAAGGCGTCTCACAGGCGACGGTTAATTTAGCGAATGAGAAAGCAACCATTACCTATGACAGCAACAAAACCGAGCCGAACGTTTTTGCTGAGAAAATCGACAAGCTTGGCTATGGCGTTCGTCTTGAAAAAGCGATCTTTAATGTAAAAGGAATGACTTGTGCTGCTTGTGCAACGAGAATCGAAAAACGACTCAAAAAAATGCCTGGTGTCACAGAAGCAAACGTAAATTTAGCGATAGAGCGGGCAACGGTTGTCTACAATGAGGCAGAAACAAACGAACAGGAAATGATTCGCGTTGTTGACAAGCTTGGCTACCAGCTTGAACACGAAGCGGCTAGTAACGGGAACGCCAAAGAAGAAGAAAGCCAGAAGCGTTTCGGATTGTTTCTTTTTTCAGCCATCTTGTCACTGCCACTTCTTTGGACGATGGTGACCCATTTTGAATTTACATCGTTTTTGTATGTACCTGATATGTTCATGAATCCATGGGTGCAGTTAGCGCTGGCGACACCCGTTCAACTGATTGTCGGCGCGCCCTTCTATAAAGGAGCCTACAAAGCATTGGCAAACAAAAGCGCCAATATGGACGTCCTTGTTGCCCTGGGGACGACAGTCGCCTACGTTTACAGCATTTTTCTTGGTTGGGAATGGTACCAGAATGGCCAAGTGGGCATGCCTGAATTGTACTTTGAAGCGGCCGCTGTCATTCTTACGTTAATTGTGCTAGGCAAATGGTTTGAAGCGAGAGCCAAAGGAAGAACAAGCAAAGCGATTTCTACTTTATTAGGATTGCAGGCGAAAACGGCACGAGTAATCCGTAACGGCAGTGAAGTCGAGTTGCCGATTGAAGAAGTAAAGGCAGGCGATGAACTTGTCATTCGCCCGGGAGAAAAAATTCCCGTCGACGGCTACGTAAAAAGCGGTGCCTCTTCCGTCGATGAATCGATGATTACAGGAGAAGCGCTCCCAGTCAGCAAGGAAGCAGACGATCTGCTGATCGGAGCAACGCTAAACAAGCAAGGGTCGCTGCGAATGATTGCCACAAAAGTCGGCAAAGATACAGCACTTGCGCAAATTGTCAAAGTGGTTGAAGAGGCGCAAGGGTCGAAAGCGGATATTCAACGTATTGCTGATAGAGTGTCTGGCGTTTTTGTCCCTGTTGTCGTTCTCCTAGCGGCAGCCACTTTTCTGGTTTGGTACACACTCATTGATCCAGGCAACATTCGCGCAGCGATTGTTCCTTTTATCACGATTTTAGTCATTGCCTGCCCGTGTGCGCTAGGTTTGGCGACACCGACGTCAATTATGGCTGGTTCCGGTCGAGCGGCTGAACTAGGGCTGTTGTTTAGAGGAGGCGAGCATTTGGAAAATACACGATCAATTACAACGGTTGTCCTCGACAAAACGGGCACGGTGACGAAAGGGACGCCGCAATTAACGGACATTGTGCCTGCAGAAGGAATAGACGAGAATGAGCTACTTGCTATAGTGGCAAGTGCTGAATTTGAATCGGAACATCCATTAGCGAATGCCATTGTGCAAGGTGCTGCTGACCGTGCCATTTCCTTAAGGAAGGCTGAGGCGTTTGAAGCATTAACGGGCTATGGCATTCGCGCTAAAGTGGACGGTGTTGTTATTCATATTGGTACACGAAAGCTGATGGAACAGGCAACAATCGACTACGCTGTGTTAGAAGAGCGGATGGAAAAACTGGAGCAGCAAGGGAAAACAGCGATGCTAGTAAGCAGCGGTACAGACATTGCTGGTTTGGTTGCTGTGGCTGATACAGTGAAGGAAACGTCTAAGGAAGCGGTGGAACGCCTCCACGAACTTGGGCTTGAAGTGATTATGCTCACTGGCGATAATGAGCGAACAGCAAAAGCGATTGCAGCGGAAGTTGGGATCAACCATGTGATAGCGGGTGTGTTGCCAGAGGAAAAAAGCGATGAAGTGAAGCGTCTTCAAGCAGAAGGCAAACGAGTAGCAATGGTAGGCGACGGCATTAACGATGCCCCTGCTCTTGCGGTAGCAGATGTGGGAATGGCGATGGGAACGGGCGCCGATGTGGCGATTGAAACAGCCGATGTCACGCTTATGCGTGGCGATGTAAACAGCGTCGCTGATGCGTTTCTCATGAGCAAAAAAACGATGCGCAACATTAAACAAAATTTGTTTTTCGCCTTTTTTTACAATTCGGCGGCAATACCAATTGCGGCGGCTGGACTCCTCGCCCCATGGGTAGCAGGAGCAGCGATGGCCTTTTCGTCTGTATCCGTTGTCGCAAATGCCCTGCGGTTACAACGAATCCGTATGCCCCAGAGAGGAGCTGCTAGTCAATGA
- a CDS encoding FtsX-like permease family protein, whose product MNLRTLARRNITGHAQRYAAYFLSCVFTVMIFFIYAQFIFHPDIAEESIHQVVKNGMVAAQVIIVLFSIFFIAYSNNVFLQVRSQEFGLLTLFGMNRRQLRSLVYYEQTIISIVAIVCGLLLGTLFSKLFLMFMTMLLAVDAPITFKFVPAAYLVTGVGFFLLFQVLSLLSFWKLRNQEVIQMLKEASKPKMMPKTSVWLTVLTVVCLGAGYGLAVTTNMMTVMLTMFPVLGLVVVGTYFLFTQGTVALYKRLYSNKRSLYSGTTLITRTNILFRLKDYARMLFLTSVISAVVLTASGTVYMFFNAILTEGMGNMPYSIFWTVEETDDEADIITTEKVESLLAEYDSEVLFKIDEQMLDVEFLGTPTYLNEQTVLSGSVISESTFNRLSEDIGLEPVSLAGNEIIAFSREDLFSPAQFDELTITFGESEQTFTDLEVHNEVLFSSNSTFILSDEAFAKAEQAPAVHTERFIAYELDDWQNETEVSEAIMEATGEHGYVLQAKPYQYHMLMQMYSLVLFIGLFVSLLFFIVQGSMLYLKLFTDLADTKKQLFALSRIGLTDKEKRRILDKQMGFLFFVPVLVGSVHASFAYVMLSNMLDVNLVLNAILVISIYAALQLIYFLITRLLYFRAALN is encoded by the coding sequence ATGAATCTGCGCACACTCGCCCGTAGAAACATCACTGGCCACGCCCAACGCTATGCTGCTTATTTTCTAAGTTGCGTGTTCACCGTCATGATCTTTTTTATCTATGCTCAGTTTATTTTTCACCCAGATATCGCCGAGGAAAGCATACACCAGGTCGTCAAAAACGGCATGGTGGCAGCACAAGTAATCATTGTCTTATTTTCGATCTTTTTTATCGCCTATTCGAACAATGTCTTTTTGCAAGTGCGCTCACAGGAATTCGGCCTTTTAACCCTTTTTGGCATGAACAGACGCCAGTTACGCTCCCTTGTTTATTATGAGCAAACGATTATCTCGATTGTCGCTATCGTCTGCGGGCTACTGCTTGGCACGCTTTTCTCGAAATTGTTTTTGATGTTTATGACGATGTTGCTTGCTGTCGACGCGCCGATTACGTTCAAATTTGTGCCTGCTGCTTATCTTGTAACAGGCGTTGGCTTTTTCTTATTATTCCAGGTTCTCTCGCTGCTTTCATTTTGGAAACTTCGCAACCAAGAAGTGATTCAAATGCTGAAAGAAGCAAGCAAGCCAAAGATGATGCCAAAGACATCCGTTTGGCTCACCGTGCTTACGGTGGTTTGCCTTGGAGCTGGCTATGGGCTAGCTGTCACAACCAACATGATGACCGTCATGCTAACCATGTTCCCAGTATTAGGGCTTGTGGTAGTCGGCACTTATTTTCTATTTACCCAGGGCACGGTAGCGCTTTACAAGCGCCTCTACAGTAACAAACGCTCCTTATACTCAGGCACGACTTTAATTACGCGGACAAACATTTTGTTTCGCTTAAAAGATTACGCACGCATGCTGTTTTTGACATCTGTCATTAGCGCTGTCGTCCTGACAGCTTCGGGAACCGTTTATATGTTTTTTAATGCGATTCTCACTGAAGGAATGGGGAATATGCCGTACTCGATTTTCTGGACGGTTGAAGAAACGGACGATGAGGCCGATATAATTACGACCGAAAAGGTTGAATCATTGCTAGCAGAATACGACTCTGAGGTTCTGTTTAAAATTGATGAACAGATGCTTGACGTTGAGTTTTTAGGCACGCCAACCTATTTGAACGAACAGACGGTATTGTCTGGTTCAGTCATTTCGGAGAGCACGTTTAACCGGCTCAGCGAAGACATCGGTTTAGAACCTGTTTCATTAGCAGGCAATGAAATTATAGCTTTTAGTCGAGAAGATCTATTTTCCCCCGCTCAATTTGATGAACTGACGATTACGTTTGGCGAGTCCGAGCAAACCTTTACGGATCTTGAAGTACACAATGAGGTTCTGTTTAGTAGTAATAGTACCTTTATCCTTTCAGATGAAGCGTTTGCCAAAGCGGAGCAGGCCCCTGCTGTTCATACCGAACGTTTCATTGCCTATGAACTTGACGATTGGCAAAATGAGACGGAAGTATCCGAGGCGATTATGGAAGCAACAGGGGAACACGGTTATGTATTGCAAGCTAAGCCGTATCAATACCATATGTTGATGCAAATGTATTCCTTAGTACTGTTTATTGGCTTGTTTGTCAGCTTGCTATTCTTCATTGTCCAAGGAAGCATGCTCTATTTGAAATTGTTTACCGATTTGGCCGATACGAAAAAACAATTGTTTGCTTTAAGCCGGATTGGCTTAACAGACAAAGAAAAGCGCCGGATATTGGATAAACAAATGGGTTTCCTTTTCTTTGTACCTGTGCTTGTCGGCAGTGTCCATGCCAGCTTTGCCTACGTGATGCTCAGCAACATGCTCGATGTCAACCTTGTATTAAACGCGATCTTGGTCATTTCCATTTATGCTGCCTTGCAATTGATTTACTTTTTGATCACGAGACTGCTTTACTTCCGTGCCGCTCTCAACTAA
- a CDS encoding ABC transporter ATP-binding protein — translation MSILQVKNLTKTYYPKKEGLAYKALLPFQLQVDKGEFVGVMGPSGSGKTTLLNMLATIDKPTAGEIIINGTNPATLSNNKLALFRRKELGFVFQDFNLLDTLTVRENILLPLALDKVPYKEMEKRLANIAELLSITSILDKRTSEISGGQQQRTACARAFIHQPAMVLADEPTGNLDSKAARQVLDTLTAMNKERDATILMVTHDPTAASYCDRIVFIKDGAFFSEIRKGDRQQTFYQNILDTLSVLGGDFHESAHTRP, via the coding sequence ATGTCCATTCTTCAAGTCAAAAATTTAACGAAAACCTATTATCCGAAAAAGGAAGGGCTTGCCTATAAGGCATTGCTGCCTTTCCAACTTCAAGTAGATAAAGGCGAATTTGTTGGTGTCATGGGTCCGTCTGGCAGCGGAAAAACGACTTTGCTCAATATGTTAGCAACGATTGACAAACCGACAGCAGGCGAAATCATCATTAACGGCACCAATCCGGCAACGCTGTCAAACAATAAATTAGCACTTTTTCGCCGCAAAGAACTCGGCTTTGTGTTCCAGGATTTTAACTTGCTCGACACTTTAACCGTCCGTGAAAATATTTTGCTCCCATTGGCATTGGACAAAGTGCCATACAAAGAAATGGAAAAACGCCTTGCCAATATTGCTGAATTGCTTAGCATTACTTCCATTTTGGATAAGCGTACTTCTGAAATTTCAGGAGGCCAGCAACAACGTACGGCATGCGCACGGGCCTTTATCCACCAACCAGCAATGGTGTTAGCCGACGAGCCAACAGGAAACCTCGATTCAAAAGCAGCAAGACAAGTGCTTGATACGCTTACGGCCATGAATAAAGAACGGGACGCGACCATTTTAATGGTTACACACGACCCTACCGCAGCCAGCTATTGCGACCGAATCGTTTTTATCAAAGACGGCGCCTTTTTCTCCGAGATCCGCAAAGGCGACCGCCAACAAACGTTTTACCAAAACATTTTAGACACGCTTAGCGTTTTAGGGGGCGATTTCCATGAATCTGCGCACACTCGCCCGTAG